From the Desulfosarcina sp. BuS5 genome, one window contains:
- the folK gene encoding 2-amino-4-hydroxy-6-hydroxymethyldihydropteridine diphosphokinase: MQTHNVLISAGSNIGDKSGNCKKGISALIRTERAVLLGESKLYKTEPVDYTDQDWFVNCAIKISTPLEPLELLTEIKRIEFEAGRKKDAVRFGPRVLDLDIIFFDDQVVESDNLIIPHPRMHQRRFVLMPICDIDPDIMHPVLKKSIRALLAELDGSGQKVSEL; encoded by the coding sequence GTGCAAACACATAATGTTCTGATTTCAGCAGGCTCCAATATCGGCGATAAATCAGGAAACTGCAAAAAAGGTATTTCGGCTCTTATTCGGACGGAGCGTGCCGTACTTCTTGGGGAATCGAAACTTTACAAAACCGAGCCGGTTGATTATACAGATCAGGACTGGTTTGTTAACTGCGCAATCAAAATAAGTACTCCCCTTGAACCTTTGGAACTTTTAACGGAGATAAAAAGGATAGAGTTTGAAGCAGGACGGAAAAAGGATGCTGTCAGATTCGGGCCGAGAGTTCTTGACCTTGATATTATTTTTTTTGATGACCAGGTGGTAGAATCTGATAATTTGATTATTCCGCATCCCAGGATGCATCAAAGACGGTTTGTTTTAATGCCGATTTGTGATATAGACCCGGATATTATGCATCCGGTATTAAAAAAAAGTATCCGCGCGCTGCTTGCGGAACTTGATGGCTCAGGGCAGAAGGTGTCTGAATTATAA
- a CDS encoding YHS domain-containing protein, with translation MKLLIFLALIYFGFRMLKSGLQRTGHIKNNARKKAGYGGVAGEIDDVMVQDPFCKVYFPKRDAYHLKYGGTDLYFCSEECKNKFVESKK, from the coding sequence ATGAAATTACTAATATTCCTTGCTCTAATATATTTTGGATTCAGGATGTTGAAATCCGGCCTGCAAAGAACCGGACATATAAAAAACAATGCTCGCAAAAAAGCAGGCTATGGGGGAGTTGCCGGAGAAATAGATGATGTAATGGTGCAGGATCCTTTTTGCAAAGTATATTTTCCGAAAAGAGATGCTTATCATTTAAAATACGGCGGCACAGATCTTTATTTTTGCAGCGAGGAGTGTAAGAATAAGTTTGTAGAATCAAAGAAATAA